From one Catellatospora sp. IY07-71 genomic stretch:
- a CDS encoding TetR/AcrR family transcriptional regulator, whose amino-acid sequence MPPPNQQRRDLLADAAIELLVESGVHGVTHRAVDQRAGLPAGTASNYFRSREALLVATARRVVEQHQADMAAAIEHGPHRRPAGDDRERAIELIAGSLLLAAGPHRNRYLAIFELRLESLRRPALAVAIDELMAAMAAFTGGHHAEAGLAIPPAAIPALLVLYGGALFALVTGSAEQVTPEAIRPLAVAIVDGGLASAGA is encoded by the coding sequence ATGCCACCACCCAACCAGCAGCGGCGGGACCTGCTCGCCGACGCCGCCATCGAGCTGCTCGTGGAGTCGGGGGTGCACGGCGTCACGCACCGGGCGGTCGACCAGCGGGCCGGGCTGCCGGCCGGCACCGCGTCCAACTACTTCCGCAGCCGGGAGGCGCTGCTGGTGGCGACCGCGCGGCGGGTGGTGGAGCAGCACCAGGCCGACATGGCGGCGGCGATCGAGCACGGCCCGCACCGGCGGCCCGCCGGGGACGACCGGGAGCGGGCGATCGAGCTGATCGCGGGCTCGCTGCTGCTGGCCGCCGGGCCGCACCGCAACAGGTACCTCGCGATCTTCGAGCTGCGCCTGGAGAGTCTGCGCCGTCCCGCCCTCGCGGTGGCCATCGACGAGCTGATGGCGGCGATGGCCGCCTTCACCGGCGGCCATCACGCCGAAGCCGGGTTGGCGATCCCCCCTGCCGCGATCCCCGCCCTGCTCGTGCTGTACGGCGGCGCCCTGTTCGCACTGGTCACCGGCTCGGCCGAGCAGGTCACGCCGGAGGCGATCCGCCCGCTGGCCGTGGCGATCGTGGACGGTGGCCTCGCCTCGGCCGGTGCGTGA
- a CDS encoding amino acid adenylation domain-containing protein: protein MDAQTRELVLGAYAGKAYDDGPFRAIPSMIEEQADLRPDRPALTYQGRTLSYRDVDELADGLGGQLRDLGVTRGDVVPVLLANGLEMPIAYLALMKLAAAFVPLDPAWPADRLRATIGALRPRLVLCAEPAAVPEELRGLALPLDVDLISRAPERLGTPVMADDLCYGIFTSGTTGEPKCALNLHAGLTNRFRFMTRYFAATGEEVVLQNSKHTFDSSVWQLFWPLTTGARCVIPAQGEFLDLEHTIATIAQHRITMTDFVPSIFNLLVTIVDRDRRSLAKISSLRQLIVGGEEISPRMAHRLCELLPDLRITNGYGPTEASIGMIFHPVSPADGDVIPLGRPIDNCYAVIVDDDLRPLPPGTPGEIVIGGVCLGRGYLDDPVRTGEVFVRNPFPELPGPLLYRTGDLGHVDDRGRFVFHGRKDSQVKIAGVRIELGEIEAAAAGCPEVRECRVLVHAADGGRSLAIFAAGDERLTEASLRAHLRGVLPRTMLPRHYVVLPELPLTGNGKVDRRALAGMLTRRLERELPTPTSLADRVLHVLRTVLGQPGLGGADDFFRSGGDSLQALAAVTELARETGVGLGVQDLIDAPTAAAMTELVWRRSGDGDTGMHDGTLLLADAVVPDDLVIRRAGRPGEPRVVLLTGATGFVGARLAYELLSGTDLEVVCLCRAVDDADALARVTAALSGQGLWEPGFAQRLSAYAGDLARPRLGLPDQVWDHLAETCDTVLHNGAMVNFLYDYRAHRAANVLGTGELLRLAMTGRTKPIHHISTLGALEAEAALHTSPLPEDVDVLAVQPPIGGYSRSKLVAEQLLAQARRRGAAVTVYRLGEIMPAADNGWPNRRALTHLLLSAFHRLKMSPAVPMSSDYTPVDYAARRVVAGLRDPRAAGGTLHVFHPESVSYTELPARGVATWSTVDCRTFVAGLREAAGDTSDWELSTLLALLRLPDGADEATLARRLGGLLTDNPVLFGKDACQALARRWALSDESLHGSMAAYHRWLGGPGALPAPRDPVPPGDAVRLRPAAY, encoded by the coding sequence ATGGACGCGCAAACCCGGGAGCTGGTGCTGGGCGCATACGCTGGGAAGGCGTACGACGACGGGCCCTTCCGGGCGATCCCGTCGATGATCGAGGAGCAGGCCGACCTGCGTCCTGATCGGCCCGCGCTGACCTACCAGGGCCGCACGCTCAGCTACCGCGATGTCGACGAGCTGGCCGACGGCCTCGGCGGGCAGTTGCGCGACCTGGGTGTGACCAGGGGCGACGTCGTGCCGGTGCTGCTGGCCAACGGGCTGGAGATGCCGATCGCGTACCTCGCGCTGATGAAACTCGCCGCCGCGTTCGTGCCGCTGGACCCCGCCTGGCCGGCCGACCGCCTGCGGGCCACCATCGGCGCGCTCAGGCCGCGCCTGGTGCTCTGCGCCGAACCCGCCGCCGTGCCCGAGGAGCTGCGCGGGCTGGCCCTGCCGCTCGACGTCGACCTGATCAGCCGCGCGCCGGAGCGGCTCGGCACGCCGGTCATGGCGGACGACCTCTGCTACGGCATCTTCACCTCGGGCACCACCGGCGAGCCCAAGTGCGCACTCAACCTGCACGCCGGGCTGACCAACCGGTTCCGCTTCATGACGCGGTACTTCGCCGCGACCGGCGAGGAGGTGGTGCTGCAGAACAGCAAGCACACCTTCGACTCCTCCGTGTGGCAGCTGTTCTGGCCGCTGACCACGGGCGCCCGCTGCGTCATCCCGGCCCAGGGCGAGTTCCTCGACCTGGAGCACACGATCGCGACCATCGCCCAGCACCGCATCACCATGACCGACTTCGTGCCGAGCATCTTCAACCTGCTCGTCACGATCGTCGACCGGGACCGGCGGTCCCTGGCGAAGATCTCCTCGCTGCGGCAGCTGATCGTCGGCGGCGAGGAGATCAGCCCCAGGATGGCCCACCGGCTGTGCGAGCTGCTGCCGGACCTGCGCATCACCAACGGGTACGGCCCCACCGAGGCCTCCATCGGGATGATCTTCCATCCGGTCTCCCCGGCCGACGGCGACGTGATCCCGCTGGGGCGGCCCATCGACAACTGCTACGCGGTCATCGTCGACGACGACCTGCGGCCGCTGCCCCCGGGCACGCCGGGCGAGATCGTCATCGGCGGGGTCTGCCTCGGCCGGGGCTACCTGGACGACCCGGTCCGCACCGGCGAGGTGTTCGTCCGCAACCCGTTCCCCGAGCTGCCCGGCCCGCTGCTGTACCGCACCGGCGACCTCGGCCACGTGGACGACCGGGGCCGGTTCGTCTTCCACGGCCGCAAGGACTCCCAGGTCAAGATCGCGGGCGTGCGCATCGAGCTGGGCGAGATCGAGGCGGCCGCGGCGGGCTGCCCCGAGGTGCGCGAATGCCGCGTGCTCGTGCACGCGGCCGACGGCGGGCGGTCACTGGCGATCTTCGCGGCCGGCGACGAGCGGCTGACCGAGGCGTCGCTGCGCGCCCACCTCCGCGGCGTCCTGCCGCGCACCATGCTGCCCCGGCACTACGTCGTGCTGCCCGAGCTGCCGCTGACCGGCAACGGCAAGGTCGACCGCCGGGCGCTGGCGGGCATGCTCACGCGGCGGCTGGAGCGCGAACTGCCCACCCCGACGTCGCTGGCCGACCGGGTGCTGCACGTGCTGCGCACCGTGCTCGGCCAGCCGGGGCTCGGCGGCGCCGACGACTTCTTCCGCAGCGGCGGCGACTCCCTGCAGGCGCTGGCGGCCGTGACCGAGCTGGCCCGCGAGACGGGAGTCGGCCTCGGCGTCCAGGACCTGATCGACGCGCCGACCGCCGCCGCCATGACCGAGCTGGTGTGGCGGCGCTCCGGTGACGGCGACACCGGAATGCACGACGGCACGCTGCTGCTCGCCGACGCGGTCGTGCCCGACGACCTCGTGATACGCCGGGCCGGCCGGCCCGGCGAGCCGCGCGTGGTGCTGCTCACCGGCGCCACCGGCTTCGTCGGCGCCCGCCTGGCCTACGAGCTGCTCAGCGGCACGGACCTGGAGGTCGTCTGCCTGTGCCGCGCGGTCGACGACGCCGACGCGCTCGCGCGGGTCACGGCGGCGCTGAGCGGGCAGGGGCTGTGGGAGCCGGGATTCGCGCAGCGGCTGTCGGCGTACGCCGGAGACCTGGCCCGTCCCCGGCTCGGCCTGCCGGACCAGGTGTGGGATCACCTGGCCGAGACCTGCGACACCGTGCTCCACAACGGAGCCATGGTCAACTTCCTCTACGACTACCGCGCGCACCGGGCCGCCAACGTGCTGGGCACGGGGGAGCTGCTGCGACTGGCGATGACCGGCCGGACGAAGCCGATCCACCACATCTCGACGCTGGGCGCGCTGGAGGCCGAGGCCGCCCTGCACACCAGTCCGCTGCCGGAGGACGTCGACGTGCTGGCCGTGCAGCCGCCGATCGGCGGCTACAGCCGGTCCAAGCTGGTCGCCGAGCAGCTGCTGGCGCAGGCGCGCCGCCGCGGCGCGGCGGTGACCGTCTACCGGCTCGGCGAGATCATGCCGGCCGCCGACAACGGCTGGCCGAACCGGCGGGCGCTGACGCACCTGCTGCTGTCGGCGTTCCACCGGCTGAAGATGAGCCCGGCGGTGCCGATGAGCTCGGACTACACGCCGGTGGACTACGCGGCGCGGCGCGTCGTCGCGGGGCTGCGGGATCCGCGGGCGGCCGGCGGCACGCTGCACGTCTTCCATCCCGAGAGCGTCAGCTACACCGAGCTGCCCGCCCGTGGCGTGGCGACGTGGTCGACGGTCGACTGCCGGACCTTCGTGGCTGGCCTGCGCGAGGCGGCCGGTGACACGTCCGACTGGGAACTGAGCACGCTGCTGGCGCTGCTGCGGCTGCCCGACGGCGCCGACGAGGCGACCCTGGCCCGCCGCCTCGGTGGCCTGCTCACGGACAACCCGGTGCTGTTCGGCAAGGACGCCTGCCAGGCGCTGGCGCGGCGCTGGGCACTGTCCGACGAGTCGCTGCACGGCTCGATGGCCGCGTACCACCGGTGGCTGGGCGGGCCGGGGGCGCTGCCCGCACCGCGGGATCCGGTGCCGCCGGGTGACGCCGTGCGGCTGCGCCCGGCAGCTTATTGA
- a CDS encoding family 3 encapsulin nanocompartment shell protein, with protein MSTTAVATALSPGEAFARAYAADGEKAEVHFDFTVTDAFQPTKDRPRVTVRNLLKKRAADGDEVRFWSESRPPAEEAQTVTESGLRREAAFRFGMSTARVHPIQAWVQIPAELTDDLDALAVFVDFRLLVRLATAENQALTIGEHGLLRHPGIATLPYHGDYVAGVMAACNEIEQTGATAHAMIINPHDYYFHLVGKGSLLDDLARNGTLISRTRMVDPGCALVGDFAMAARLLDGGRSVIRIAEPPPGTFAQPGLAVCAEIHEGVAVHLPTHFFHVRPAAIPAQRGGR; from the coding sequence ATGTCGACGACAGCTGTGGCCACCGCCCTGTCGCCCGGTGAGGCGTTCGCGCGCGCGTACGCCGCCGACGGTGAGAAGGCCGAGGTCCACTTCGACTTCACCGTCACCGACGCGTTCCAGCCGACCAAGGACCGCCCCCGCGTCACCGTGCGCAACCTGCTGAAGAAGCGGGCCGCCGACGGCGACGAGGTCCGGTTCTGGAGCGAGAGCCGCCCGCCGGCCGAGGAGGCGCAGACGGTGACGGAGTCCGGGCTGCGGCGCGAGGCGGCGTTCCGGTTCGGCATGTCCACCGCGCGGGTGCACCCGATCCAGGCCTGGGTGCAGATCCCGGCCGAGCTGACCGACGACCTGGACGCGCTCGCCGTGTTCGTGGACTTCCGGCTGCTGGTGCGGCTGGCCACGGCGGAGAACCAGGCGCTGACCATCGGCGAGCACGGCCTGCTGCGGCACCCGGGCATCGCCACCCTGCCGTACCACGGCGACTACGTGGCCGGGGTGATGGCGGCCTGCAACGAGATCGAGCAGACCGGCGCCACCGCCCACGCGATGATCATCAACCCGCACGACTACTACTTCCACCTGGTCGGCAAGGGCAGCCTGCTCGACGACCTGGCCCGCAACGGCACGCTGATCAGCCGCACCCGCATGGTCGACCCCGGCTGCGCGCTGGTCGGCGACTTCGCGATGGCGGCGCGCCTGCTCGACGGCGGCCGGTCGGTCATCAGGATCGCCGAGCCGCCGCCGGGCACCTTCGCCCAGCCCGGCCTCGCGGTCTGCGCCGAGATCCACGAGGGCGTCGCGGTGCACCTGCCGACGCACTTCTTCCACGTACGCCCAGCCGCCATCCCGGCGCAGCGAGGCGGGCGGTGA
- a CDS encoding SigE family RNA polymerase sigma factor, producing the protein MRADDERAFTEYAQGRVLELRRTAYRLCGDWDQAHDLTQTALIRLYRHWPKVARADSPDAYTRRILVNAFLDQRQTWWSRKVSSVPEPPDVPAPADGLVDRLDLMAALARLAPGQRAVIVLRYWEGLDVAETARALGCSPGTVKSQTSYAIAALRRLLPNYIGGRA; encoded by the coding sequence TTGCGGGCCGACGACGAACGCGCGTTCACCGAGTACGCGCAGGGGCGGGTGCTGGAGCTGCGCCGCACGGCATACCGGCTGTGCGGCGACTGGGACCAGGCGCACGACCTCACCCAGACCGCCCTGATCCGGCTGTACCGGCACTGGCCGAAGGTCGCCCGGGCCGACTCGCCCGACGCGTACACGCGCCGGATCCTGGTCAACGCCTTCCTCGACCAGCGGCAGACCTGGTGGTCCCGCAAGGTCAGCTCGGTCCCCGAACCACCGGACGTGCCCGCACCGGCCGACGGGCTCGTCGACCGGCTCGACCTGATGGCCGCGCTGGCCAGGCTCGCCCCCGGCCAGCGCGCCGTGATCGTGCTGCGCTACTGGGAGGGCCTCGACGTGGCCGAGACCGCGCGGGCGCTCGGCTGCTCGCCCGGCACGGTCAAGAGCCAGACGTCGTACGCCATCGCCGCGCTGCGGCGGCTGCTGCCGAACTACATCGGAGGCCGGGCATGA
- a CDS encoding MFS transporter, producing the protein MSRLAFYRPFVPLFGGIFCCLLGVGASLAVLPFYVLGELGLGDVMVGVVVAAIAASAVLTRPFAGRIADRRGYKLVMLAGAVTCALAGLAYLVAADPVTLIAVRVLHGAGEGMVYTAGAAWLVLLCPPERRGRVVGLYGIHMWAGITLGALFGTLIMKWSGGYPMVWVFCAVTSVLGLLLVLAKPRPEQPTSAARPALLPGAALAPGTALALAALGYAALSAFVVLHLDARSIGNGIAAFNAFGVTYVGVRLFLGGLPDRLGAGRVALWSVVVEAAGLLIVAVAPNLAVAVVGGLVIGAGLSLLFPSLALLVINRTPPAQQGGALGAFTSFWDIGLVAGGPLAGLIAGLWGYPAIYFVMAACAAGSAALTLSTSRQRGPVALSPS; encoded by the coding sequence GTGAGCCGCCTGGCCTTCTACCGGCCGTTCGTGCCCCTGTTCGGCGGCATCTTCTGCTGCCTGCTCGGGGTCGGCGCGTCGCTGGCCGTGCTGCCGTTCTACGTGCTGGGCGAACTCGGCCTCGGCGACGTCATGGTCGGAGTCGTGGTCGCCGCGATCGCGGCCTCGGCCGTGCTCACCCGGCCCTTCGCGGGCCGGATCGCCGACCGGCGCGGCTACAAGCTGGTCATGCTCGCCGGGGCCGTGACGTGCGCGCTCGCCGGGCTCGCCTACCTCGTCGCCGCCGACCCCGTCACGCTGATCGCCGTGCGGGTGCTGCACGGCGCGGGGGAGGGCATGGTCTACACCGCCGGGGCGGCCTGGCTGGTGCTGCTGTGCCCGCCCGAGCGCCGGGGCCGGGTCGTCGGCCTGTACGGCATCCACATGTGGGCGGGCATCACCCTCGGCGCGCTGTTCGGCACCCTGATCATGAAGTGGTCGGGCGGCTACCCGATGGTGTGGGTGTTCTGCGCCGTCACGTCGGTCCTCGGGCTGCTGCTGGTGCTCGCCAAGCCGCGACCCGAACAGCCCACCTCGGCGGCGCGCCCGGCGCTGCTACCCGGCGCCGCGCTCGCGCCCGGCACGGCGCTCGCGCTGGCCGCGCTCGGTTACGCGGCGCTGTCCGCCTTCGTCGTGCTGCACCTGGACGCCCGATCCATCGGCAACGGCATCGCCGCGTTCAACGCGTTCGGCGTGACCTACGTCGGCGTACGGCTGTTCCTCGGCGGCCTGCCCGACCGGCTCGGCGCGGGCCGGGTCGCACTGTGGTCCGTCGTCGTGGAAGCCGCCGGGCTGCTGATCGTCGCCGTCGCGCCGAACCTCGCCGTGGCCGTCGTCGGCGGCCTCGTCATCGGAGCCGGGCTGTCGCTGCTGTTCCCGTCGCTGGCCTTGCTCGTGATCAACCGCACCCCGCCGGCGCAGCAGGGCGGAGCGCTGGGCGCGTTCACCTCGTTCTGGGACATCGGGCTGGTGGCGGGCGGGCCGCTGGCCGGGCTGATCGCGGGCCTGTGGGGCTATCCGGCGATCTACTTCGTGATGGCCGCCTGCGCGGCGGGCTCGGCGGCGCTGACGCTGAGCACCTCGCGGCAGCGCGGCCCGGTGGCGCTCTCCCCGTCCTGA
- a CDS encoding aldo/keto reductase: protein MEYRTMGRLGWQVSEVGYGMWGIGGGPGGFTGWDYDAAPGCLDEAVELGCNFFDTAWVYGRGVSEQLLGALLRRHPDRRLYVATKIPPRNREWPPGPHDTLDDVFPAAHIREYTEHSLKNLGVDRIDLMQFHVWEDRWAADERWQEAIAELKSDGLIDGVGISVNRWEPANCLRALDTGLIDVIQVIYNIFDQAPEDELFARAQADGIGIIARVPFDEGGLTGTLTADTVWPEGDWRGTYFGPENLGPTVARAERLKELLPEGMTLPELSLRFILAHPAVSTVIPGMRRSAHVRANLGVSDARPLPAGLVETLRAHRWDRTPTAWSQ, encoded by the coding sequence GTGGAATACCGCACGATGGGCCGACTCGGCTGGCAGGTCAGCGAGGTCGGCTACGGCATGTGGGGCATCGGCGGCGGGCCCGGCGGCTTCACCGGCTGGGACTACGACGCCGCGCCGGGCTGCCTCGACGAGGCGGTCGAGCTGGGCTGCAACTTCTTCGACACGGCCTGGGTGTACGGGCGGGGGGTCAGCGAGCAGCTGCTCGGCGCGCTGCTGCGCCGCCACCCGGACCGGCGGCTGTACGTCGCCACCAAGATCCCGCCGCGCAACCGGGAGTGGCCGCCCGGCCCGCACGACACCCTCGACGATGTCTTCCCCGCCGCGCACATCCGCGAGTACACCGAGCACAGCCTCAAGAACCTGGGCGTGGACCGGATCGACCTGATGCAGTTCCACGTCTGGGAGGACCGCTGGGCCGCCGACGAGCGCTGGCAGGAGGCGATCGCCGAGCTCAAGAGCGACGGGCTGATCGACGGCGTGGGCATCAGCGTCAACCGGTGGGAGCCGGCCAACTGCCTGCGGGCGCTGGATACCGGGCTGATCGACGTCATCCAGGTCATCTACAACATCTTCGACCAGGCGCCCGAGGACGAGCTGTTCGCCCGCGCGCAGGCCGACGGCATCGGCATCATCGCGCGGGTCCCGTTCGACGAGGGCGGCCTGACCGGCACGCTCACCGCCGACACGGTGTGGCCCGAGGGCGACTGGCGCGGCACCTACTTCGGCCCGGAGAACCTCGGCCCGACGGTGGCACGGGCCGAGCGGCTCAAAGAGCTGCTCCCGGAGGGCATGACCCTGCCTGAGCTGTCGCTGCGGTTCATCCTGGCGCATCCGGCCGTCAGCACGGTGATCCCGGGCATGCGGCGCTCCGCGCACGTCCGCGCCAACCTGGGCGTCAGCGACGCCCGGCCGCTGCCCGCCGGGCTCGTCGAGACCCTGCGCGCGCACCGCTGGGACCGCACCCCGACCGCGTGGTCGCAGTGA
- a CDS encoding peptidase inhibitor family I36 protein, whose protein sequence is MTALGVILGATPASAHYIGNFIRLEGAWDVDDEGVGGCHVGYFCAWDKYGYDDYGIGFYNTKWDWAASDVPKLANGQSINDNSESWWNHGTPSYNNDVQIYQYAGGSGLSLCIQNGVTLDSWNGNPGDMRNRTSAHVWRSSC, encoded by the coding sequence ATGACGGCTCTCGGGGTGATCCTCGGGGCCACGCCCGCCTCGGCGCACTACATCGGCAACTTCATCAGGCTCGAAGGCGCGTGGGACGTCGACGACGAAGGCGTCGGCGGCTGCCACGTCGGTTACTTCTGCGCCTGGGACAAGTACGGCTACGACGACTACGGCATCGGCTTCTACAACACCAAGTGGGACTGGGCCGCGTCCGACGTGCCGAAACTGGCCAACGGCCAGAGCATCAACGACAACTCCGAGTCCTGGTGGAACCACGGCACCCCGAGCTACAACAACGACGTGCAGATCTACCAGTACGCCGGAGGCTCCGGGCTGTCGCTGTGCATCCAGAACGGCGTGACGCTCGACAGCTGGAACGGCAACCCCGGTGACATGCGCAACCGGACGTCCGCGCACGTGTGGCGCAGTTCCTGCTGA
- a CDS encoding NAD(P)/FAD-dependent oxidoreductase, which yields MEILIAGGGVGGLALARGLMGSGHRVRVLEAAPALRTGGAAFTVFSNGAAALAGLGAPLGGFGGRLDRLRFDTADGRTMVDADLAEVARRTGFPVVSTPRARLIEHLAEGVDVVFSHEIADVEVHPDRVTAIDATGARHDADVLVGADGHRSAVRRAVLDPAPAAENEWTTWQGLTPVLPELAAGSTGVCVVGPAGLVGMLPSGDGLLQWWFDVHEPVTGSPAAALAQRFTGYGPLVDELLSQIRDPDLESFAHVLHRIPDQWGRGGTTLLGDAAHAFPPTQAQGANQALEDAWVLSRILRPGPADVPAALRRYEKLRAPRVRKVSRRAVSERTNKPMPAPVRLLTGLMPPSLIARAYAQQLRGVSSVLNGES from the coding sequence GTGGAGATTCTGATCGCCGGAGGCGGGGTAGGCGGGCTCGCCCTGGCCCGCGGACTGATGGGCTCCGGCCACCGGGTGCGCGTGCTGGAGGCGGCACCGGCGCTGCGCACCGGCGGTGCGGCCTTCACCGTCTTCAGCAACGGCGCCGCCGCGCTCGCCGGGCTCGGCGCGCCGCTCGGCGGCTTCGGCGGGCGGCTCGACCGCCTGCGCTTCGACACCGCCGACGGCCGCACGATGGTCGACGCGGACCTCGCCGAGGTCGCCCGGCGCACCGGATTCCCCGTGGTCAGCACACCCCGCGCGCGATTGATCGAGCACCTCGCGGAGGGCGTCGACGTCGTGTTCTCCCACGAGATCGCCGACGTCGAGGTCCACCCGGACCGGGTGACCGCGATCGACGCCACCGGCGCCCGCCACGACGCCGATGTGCTGGTCGGCGCGGACGGGCACCGCTCCGCCGTACGCCGCGCCGTCCTCGACCCGGCGCCCGCCGCAGAGAACGAGTGGACCACCTGGCAGGGCCTGACCCCGGTGCTGCCGGAGCTGGCCGCGGGCAGCACCGGCGTGTGCGTGGTCGGCCCGGCCGGGCTCGTCGGCATGCTGCCCTCCGGCGACGGCCTGCTCCAGTGGTGGTTCGACGTGCACGAGCCGGTGACCGGGTCGCCCGCCGCCGCGCTCGCCCAGCGGTTCACCGGCTACGGCCCGCTGGTGGACGAGTTGCTGTCCCAGATCCGCGACCCGGACCTGGAGTCGTTCGCGCACGTGCTCCACCGCATCCCCGACCAGTGGGGACGCGGCGGCACGACGCTGCTGGGCGACGCCGCGCACGCCTTCCCGCCCACCCAGGCCCAGGGCGCCAACCAGGCCCTCGAAGACGCCTGGGTGCTCAGCCGCATCCTGCGGCCGGGCCCGGCCGACGTGCCCGCCGCGTTGCGGCGATACGAGAAGCTGCGTGCGCCCCGGGTGCGCAAGGTGTCGCGCCGGGCGGTCAGCGAACGGACGAACAAGCCCATGCCCGCGCCGGTGCGCCTGCTCACCGGCCTCATGCCGCCTTCGCTCATCGCCCGCGCCTACGCGCAGCAGCTGCGCGGCGTCAGCAGCGTTCTCAACGGCGAGAGCTGA
- a CDS encoding FAD-binding oxidoreductase, with translation MADFLVVGGGIAGASAGYFLSAYGTVTLLEMESSPGYHATGRSAALFSEYYGNAAVRALTAASRPFFEVPPPGFAEHPLLSPRGVVALCVPGEEERFRRALGEGQDAPVPVHEIDMAEVRARCPVVRTELFARAMYKPAAADIDVEALHRGFLRGITAAGGQVVTRTRATAVERRGGRWHAAGFAAPCLVNAAGAWADEVAASAGVRGCGLVPRRRTAFLVDGPAGVSTAHWPMVADVSETFYLKPESGRLLVSPVDATPVPPGDARPDDLDIAVGAQRVQEATTLPVRRVHRAWAGLRTSAPGDVPVIKQAPDAPGFFWLAGLGGYGVQIAPAAGRALAEAVTGVSSRR, from the coding sequence ATGGCTGACTTTCTCGTGGTGGGCGGCGGCATCGCCGGCGCGAGCGCGGGCTACTTCCTGTCGGCGTACGGCACGGTGACGCTGCTGGAGATGGAGTCCAGCCCCGGCTACCACGCGACCGGGCGCTCGGCGGCGCTGTTCTCCGAGTACTACGGCAACGCCGCCGTCCGGGCGCTGACCGCCGCCAGCCGCCCGTTCTTCGAGGTGCCGCCGCCGGGCTTCGCCGAGCACCCGCTGCTGAGCCCGCGCGGCGTGGTCGCGTTGTGCGTCCCGGGCGAGGAGGAGCGCTTCCGGCGTGCGCTGGGCGAGGGCCAGGACGCGCCGGTGCCCGTACACGAGATCGACATGGCGGAGGTGAGGGCGCGCTGCCCCGTCGTGCGCACCGAGCTCTTCGCCCGCGCGATGTACAAGCCCGCCGCGGCCGACATCGACGTCGAGGCGCTGCATCGCGGGTTCCTGCGCGGGATCACCGCCGCGGGCGGCCAGGTGGTCACCCGCACCAGGGCGACCGCGGTCGAGCGGCGCGGCGGCCGCTGGCACGCCGCCGGTTTCGCCGCGCCGTGCCTGGTCAACGCGGCGGGAGCCTGGGCCGACGAGGTGGCCGCGAGCGCCGGGGTGCGCGGCTGCGGCCTGGTGCCCAGGCGGCGCACCGCGTTCCTCGTCGACGGCCCGGCGGGAGTCAGCACGGCGCACTGGCCGATGGTGGCCGACGTCTCCGAGACCTTCTACCTGAAGCCGGAGTCGGGGCGGCTGCTCGTGTCGCCCGTGGACGCCACCCCGGTCCCGCCCGGCGACGCCCGGCCGGACGACCTGGACATCGCCGTCGGCGCGCAGCGCGTCCAGGAGGCGACCACGCTGCCGGTCCGGCGGGTCCATCGCGCCTGGGCGGGCCTGCGGACCAGCGCACCGGGTGACGTGCCGGTCATCAAGCAGGCCCCGGATGCGCCGGGCTTCTTCTGGCTGGCCGGGCTCGGCGGATACGGGGTGCAGATCGCGCCCGCGGCGGGCCGGGCGCTGGCCGAGGCGGTGACGGGAGTCAGCTCTCGCCGTTGA
- a CDS encoding MarR family winged helix-turn-helix transcriptional regulator: MEPVTSSAHRRRQTGHVIKGDLRDLRVQLGMLNRHVGARLGLREVDLDCLDLVGRHGPLSPGALARQAGLHPATMTGILDRLERGGWLVRERDPADRRSVVLRVPPDRAREIAGLFTVANAAMDELLGGCTEDELQAIAGFLHRAVEAVRTAATDL, translated from the coding sequence ATGGAACCCGTAACATCTTCCGCGCACCGGCGGCGGCAGACCGGCCACGTCATCAAGGGCGACCTGCGGGATCTGCGCGTGCAGCTGGGCATGCTCAACCGGCACGTGGGCGCCAGGCTGGGACTGCGCGAGGTGGACCTCGACTGCCTCGACCTGGTCGGCAGGCACGGCCCGCTCAGCCCCGGCGCGCTGGCCCGGCAGGCGGGCCTGCACCCGGCCACCATGACCGGCATCCTGGACCGCCTGGAACGCGGCGGCTGGCTGGTGCGCGAGCGCGACCCGGCCGACCGGCGCAGCGTGGTGCTACGGGTGCCGCCCGATCGGGCCCGCGAGATCGCGGGCCTGTTCACCGTCGCGAACGCCGCCATGGACGAGCTGCTCGGCGGCTGCACCGAGGACGAACTCCAGGCCATCGCGGGCTTCCTGCACCGCGCCGTCGAAGCCGTCCGCACCGCCGCCACCGACCTGTGA